One uncultured Alphaproteobacteria bacterium genomic region harbors:
- a CDS encoding Sugar transferase: MHQIVTEATRAETFKKSLSLNGATVVTLVALLDLAAMSGFFILSYLQASAAPPEAARIWKITDGLFAGSLLYLMFASGAYRASRLSNVTAQLTYILVNGLAIALIECAVLWALDLAGAFAWPWDGPINIVSLGAMTMCLIRIGVHSLLISAAERGTIARNIAVVGAGKSGQRLIAQLREQREPWTRVIGIFDDRKERLQKAAGALPITGTVEDLIVFARDHRVDEILVALPWHAEARLLGILERLKVIPCNVRMAPDGISLHFLDTGFSSVDGIPVYNIYRKPISEWGALLKRTEDLVFGLGIMVVALPVMLVCAIAIKLDSKGPVLFRQNRYGYNNSLISVFKFRSMYHDMSDADCDIQTTRRDPRITRVGAFLRRTSLDELPQLFNVISGEMSLVGPRPHAVNTKAAGRLFEEVVHEYAARHKVKPGITGWAQVLGWRGETDTEEKIRRRVEADLYYMEHWSLFLDIEILFRTAKVIRGENVY; the protein is encoded by the coding sequence ATGCATCAGATCGTAACCGAGGCGACCCGCGCCGAAACCTTCAAGAAGAGTCTGAGCCTCAACGGCGCCACGGTAGTGACGCTGGTGGCGCTGCTGGATCTCGCGGCGATGTCGGGGTTCTTCATCCTCTCCTATCTCCAGGCGAGCGCCGCGCCGCCCGAGGCCGCGCGAATCTGGAAGATCACCGACGGACTGTTCGCCGGCAGTCTGCTCTACCTGATGTTCGCCTCGGGGGCCTATCGCGCCTCCCGGCTTTCGAACGTCACCGCCCAACTCACCTACATCCTGGTCAACGGCCTCGCGATCGCGCTGATCGAATGCGCGGTGCTGTGGGCGCTCGATCTCGCCGGCGCGTTCGCCTGGCCCTGGGACGGCCCGATCAACATCGTCAGCCTCGGCGCGATGACGATGTGCCTGATCCGCATCGGCGTGCACTCGCTGCTGATCTCGGCCGCCGAGCGCGGCACGATCGCCCGCAACATCGCGGTGGTCGGCGCGGGCAAGTCGGGGCAGCGGCTGATCGCCCAACTGCGCGAACAGCGCGAACCCTGGACGCGGGTGATCGGCATCTTCGACGACCGCAAGGAACGTCTGCAGAAGGCCGCGGGCGCGCTGCCGATCACCGGCACGGTGGAGGACCTGATCGTCTTCGCCCGCGACCACCGGGTGGACGAAATCCTGGTCGCCCTGCCCTGGCACGCCGAGGCGCGTCTGCTCGGCATCCTCGAACGGCTCAAGGTGATCCCCTGCAACGTGCGGATGGCGCCCGACGGCATCAGCCTGCACTTTCTCGACACCGGGTTCTCCTCGGTCGACGGCATCCCGGTCTACAACATCTACCGCAAGCCGATCAGCGAATGGGGCGCGCTGCTGAAGCGTACCGAGGATCTGGTGTTCGGCCTCGGCATCATGGTGGTGGCGCTGCCGGTGATGCTCGTCTGCGCGATCGCCATCAAGCTCGACAGCAAGGGCCCGGTGCTGTTCCGCCAGAACCGCTACGGCTACAACAACTCGCTGATCTCGGTGTTCAAGTTCCGCTCGATGTACCACGACATGAGCGACGCGGACTGCGACATCCAGACCACCCGCAGGGACCCGCGCATCACCCGCGTCGGCGCCTTCCTGCGCCGCACCAGCCTCGACGAACTGCCGCAGCTCTTCAACGTCATCTCGGGCGAGATGTCGCTGGTCGGGCCGCGGCCGCACGCGGTCAACACCAAGGCCGCCGGTCGCCTGTTCGAGGAGGTGGTCCACGAGTACGCGGCACGCCACAAGGTCAAGCCCGGCATCACCGGCTGGGCGCAGGTGCTCGGCTGGCGCGGCGAGACCGACACCGAGGAAAAGATCCGCCGCCGCGTCGAGGCCGATCTCTACTACATGGAGCACTGGTCGCTGTTCCTCGACATCGAAATCCTCTTCCGCACCGCCAAAGTGATCCGAGGGGAGAACGTCTATTGA
- a CDS encoding conserved membrane hypothetical protein (Evidence 4 : Homologs of previously reported genes of unknown function): MTILLREAAAARDDGPERKVVKFPGAPGFPEGSPAHRVVSAILAVLCAAALAALFHRTLAGQIKAWEIDEYSHCWLIPPLAAAWAVGRLKHDRPSLRPAPVAGAAIVAAAVLLKWAGDLIVNNWVSTTAFLIAVGGLIVFVGGWRTMRTLLAPYVFLFFTVPLPVTLFARLTAELQLLSSVLGTWGLQTLGIAAFQDGNIIDLGTIKLEAAEACSGLRYLFPLMSFGYMMAFLVHTGWRDRILIFAATIPITIAMNAARIVSVGWAVDRGYMIVLDDSLHWAQGFAVFLLSLGVLALASWGLLRLTRRGGTGGFNGVETEGPMTSGGHTPGGRAAVPLIAGLALALVAQSTVLEAGTGPENVPPRRQFVDWPMVGGEWLGRRETLTPEELRALRLDDYLLATYQRGPADVPVGLYIAYYATQQTGSSTHSPLVCLPGTGWEIADLARVEMPYPAAQGAPLKVNRGIIKKGEQRLLVYFWYREQGRDLATTGEIKWNLIKRSLTDRRSDGALIRLITPITETGDIVEADQRLTAFLGEQIARLPAYVP; the protein is encoded by the coding sequence TTGACCATCCTGCTACGCGAAGCCGCCGCCGCCCGCGACGACGGGCCGGAGCGTAAGGTGGTGAAATTTCCCGGTGCGCCCGGCTTCCCCGAAGGAAGCCCGGCGCACCGCGTCGTCTCGGCGATCCTCGCGGTGCTGTGCGCGGCTGCCCTGGCTGCGCTGTTCCACCGCACCCTCGCCGGGCAGATCAAGGCGTGGGAGATCGACGAATACAGCCACTGCTGGCTGATCCCGCCGCTCGCGGCCGCCTGGGCGGTGGGCCGGCTGAAGCACGACCGCCCGTCGCTGCGGCCGGCGCCGGTCGCGGGCGCGGCGATCGTGGCGGCGGCGGTGCTGCTGAAATGGGCGGGCGACCTGATCGTCAACAACTGGGTCTCCACCACCGCGTTCCTGATCGCGGTCGGCGGGCTGATCGTGTTCGTCGGCGGCTGGCGGACGATGCGCACCCTGCTCGCGCCCTACGTCTTCCTGTTCTTCACCGTGCCGCTGCCGGTGACGCTGTTCGCCCGCCTCACCGCCGAGCTGCAACTGCTCTCCTCGGTGCTCGGCACCTGGGGGCTGCAAACCCTCGGCATCGCCGCGTTCCAGGACGGCAACATCATCGACCTCGGCACCATCAAGCTGGAGGCGGCCGAGGCGTGCAGCGGGCTGCGCTATCTGTTTCCGCTGATGAGCTTCGGCTACATGATGGCGTTCCTCGTCCACACCGGCTGGCGCGACCGGATCCTGATCTTCGCCGCCACCATCCCGATCACCATCGCGATGAACGCCGCGCGGATCGTCTCGGTGGGCTGGGCGGTGGATCGCGGCTACATGATCGTGCTCGACGATTCGCTGCACTGGGCACAGGGTTTCGCGGTGTTCCTGCTGAGCCTCGGCGTGCTGGCGCTGGCGAGCTGGGGGCTGCTGCGCCTCACCCGGCGCGGCGGTACGGGCGGCTTCAACGGGGTCGAGACCGAGGGGCCGATGACCTCGGGCGGCCATACCCCGGGCGGACGGGCAGCGGTGCCGCTGATCGCCGGGCTCGCCCTCGCGCTGGTGGCGCAGAGCACGGTTCTCGAAGCCGGAACCGGTCCCGAGAACGTGCCGCCACGCCGCCAGTTCGTCGACTGGCCGATGGTCGGTGGCGAATGGCTGGGCCGCCGCGAAACCCTGACCCCGGAAGAGCTGCGGGCGCTCCGGCTCGACGACTATCTCCTCGCCACCTATCAACGCGGCCCGGCCGACGTGCCGGTGGGGCTCTACATCGCCTATTACGCCACCCAGCAGACCGGATCCTCGACCCATTCGCCGCTGGTGTGCCTGCCGGGAACCGGCTGGGAGATCGCCGACCTCGCGCGTGTCGAGATGCCGTATCCGGCGGCGCAAGGCGCACCGCTCAAAGTCAACCGCGGCATCATCAAGAAGGGCGAGCAGCGCCTGCTGGTCTACTTCTGGTATCGCGAGCAGGGCCGGGACCTCGCCACCACCGGCGAGATCAAATGGAACCTG